From the Brachybacterium sillae genome, the window GTGCCACCGTTGCCCCAGCAGGGAGGCTCCGAGGGCGACGCACAGGGCGACACCACCGGTCAGCAGGTAGTACGGGGTGCCATACGCCTCGTGGAAACCGAGGATCCCGAGGAGCAGCAGCAAGGACACCGCGGTGGCATCCAGCAGGCGGCGGCGCCGCAGGGCCCCGTCGCGGCGGTCGGCGGCGGCCCGGTCGGGGGTGACGGCGGTGCTCATGCGCTCACCGCCCTCAGCCCGCGCGGGAGGTCCTGGAGACGCCCGACGGTGACCAGGTGCAGGTCACCGAGGCGGGAGCGGCGCAGCTCGGCTCCGTCCTCACAGCGCACGGCGACGGCGAGCAGACCCGGTGGCAGCTGTCGCGCAGCGGAGTTCAGCTCTCGCGGGGTGGCGGCGGCCCCGACCACGAGGAACACCGCCGATGCGGTGGGGGCGCCGTCGGCGGCGCGGCGACCGAGTTCGTGCAGCGGATGCCGTCCGGTACGGGCCTCCAGCAGGGTGTAGTCGTCGAGGAGGTGTCGCGGGGAGACGCTGGACTCGCGGCCGTCGATCGACAGGGCCGTCAGCTCCTTCTCCTCCCGCAGAGTCTGCACTCCCAGCGACGCCGCGGCGGAGATCGCCAGTTCGAATTCGTCGGCGCTGGTGAACCGGTCCCGTGCATTGTCCAGGGCCACCACCACGTGCGACCGGCGGGTCTCCTCGAACTGCCGCACCATCAGCTGCCCGGTGCGGGCGGTGGTGCGCCAGTGCACGTGCCGCAGATCGTCCCCGGGCACGTAGTCCCGCAGCGCGTGGAAGGCGATGTCGGAGGAGGACAGGTCGGAGCTCGGCGTGCCCTCCAGGTCACGCAGGTACCCGCTGGCGGCGTCGTCCAGACGGACCGTGCGCGGATGCACATACACCTCCTGGGCCGCGGTCCACCGGACCTGCCGGCGCATCAGCGACAGCGGGTCATCCCGCACGGAACGGATCGGCCCGACGGTCAGCACGGTGCGGCGCCGGGTGGGGATGGCGAAGGGTTCCTCGTGGGTGGCGTCCGGGGCCAGGCGCGGCACCAGGAACTGCGCCGAGGAGGGGCCGACGACGAGCTCCACCCGGGACGCGAGCAGTGGCCTCTTGGTGGGGTTGGTGACGTCGACCTGTCCGAAGGCCCGCTCCCCTGCGACGACCCGGTGGCCGGTGAGGTTCAGATCGATCGCGTACGCCGGCTTGGTGAGGATGAACAGCGCCGCGACCAGCAGCACGATGGTGAGGACGGCCGCAAGCACCGCGAGCTCGGTGACGTGCAGCAGCAGACCCAGGGCCCAGGCGAGCGCCGCCACCAGCACCACCGCCCACCCCCAGGGGCTGATGATGTCGAGCACGGGACGCACCCGGTGCTGGGCCCACCGCCGCGTCGCGACCGCACCGGTGCGAGCGCCGCGCCAAGCAGTCGACCCGGCGCCGCGCAACCGGGCAGCGGCTGCTGGGGGGCGGGCCTCGGCGGACGGTGCGCTCATGCCGAGGCGGTGCGGGCCTGCGGCGGCGCGACCTCGGCGACGATGCGGCTCATGACCCCTGCCGCCGTGGCCCCGGAGAACTCGGCCTCCGGGTCGAGCACGAAGCGATGCAGCCACACCGGCTCCACCAGGTCCTTCACGTCATCGGGGATCACGTAGTGGCGTCCGTGGGCGGCCGCCCAGACGCACACCGCGCGCACCAGCGCCAGCGCACCGCGCACGGAGACACCCACCCGCACCTCGGGGGCGATGCGGGTCTCCTCCATGAGGCGGGAGATGTAGTCGAGCACCGCCGGATCGACGTGCACTGTCGAGGCGAGGGTGGACATGTCCGCGACGGCCTGGGTGGAGATGCGGGGCGTCAGGGCGGCGGAGCGGTCGCGTGTGGCGGCTCCCTGCAGGATCTGCACCGTCGAGGCGTGGTCCGGATATCCCAGCGACGTCTTGATGAGGAAGCGATCGAGCTGCGCCTCCGGCAGGCGATAGGTACCGGCCTGCTCGATCGGGTTCTGAGTGGCGATCACGAGGAACGGGGCGGGCACCTCATGGCTGACACCGTCGACGGTGACACGACCCTCCTCCATCACCTCCAGAAGCGCGGACTGCGTCTTCGGGGAGGCGCGGTTGATTTCGTCGGCCAGCACGACGTTCGCGAAGACGGGGCCCTCATGGAACTCGAACTTCCGCTCGGACTGGTCGTAGATCGTCACGCCGGTGACGTCGGAGGGCAACAGGTCCGGGGTGAACTGGATGCGGGAGGAGGACCCCTGGACGGTCGCGGCGAGCGCCCGCGCCAGCGAGGTCTTGCCGGTGCCGGGGACATCCTCCAGCAGCACATGGCCGGGAGCCAGCATGGCGGTGAGCACCAGGCGCACCACGTCGTCCTTGCCGAGAACGGCCTCACCGATGCTCTGCACCAGGGTGTCGAAGGTCTCGGAGAACCAGCGGGCCTGCTCCGGGGTCATGGACATGTCTGGGGGTCTCGCTTTCGAGGGTCTGCCATTGCGGGGGGGATCGTGAAGGGTCGGTGCTGGCGGTCCAGTCCGCGTACTGTCACTGACTGGGGGCGTAATACTCGCCGCCGACGCGCTGCTTATTCACTGTGACGGTGAAGGGTCCGTTTTCGCCTGGGAGCTCCTTCGTGAAGCCGTAGAAGGCAAGGTCGGTTGTCACGCGGCCCTGGCTGTCGGCAGTGAGCTCCATGTGCTTCCAGTTCGACGGCTCGGGTCGCGCCCAGTTGTGGTACTCGACCACCACACTGCTGTTGGGCTCGAGATTCCCGATCGTCACCGTGAAGTAGTTGCACGGCGAATCAGGATTGTCCTTGCCGCCTTTGCAGAGTGTCTCGTACCGAGCCGAACCGTAACCGCGCCAGTCCGGACCGTCTCCCACGAGGACAGGGGTGGGCGGAATGTAGGTCTGCGCCGTGGCGGACTTGGTCGTCGCGGAGCTGGTGGCTCCCTTGGTGTTGGTGGCGCGCGCGGTGACGGTGACCTTCTCCCCGGAAGCGACCGTGAGCGTCTGGGAATGCTGGGTTCCAGAGATCGTCGTCGTGCTCCCGTTGTTGACCTGCACCTGCAGGCTCTTCACGCCGAGCTGACCGTTGGCTCCGTCCCCGTTCGCCCGGACGCTCAGGTCCACGGTGCAGGAGGTGCGGCTGGTGCATTTCTGCGGTGACAGGGAGACGGTCGGGGCATCGGGCGCACTGAACGGCATCACCGCCGCCGAGGGGGCCGACGGCTCGGACGAGTTCTCGGCGTTCTTCGCGATGACGGTGAAGCGGTAGCTGGTGCCGTCGGTCAACCCGTTGATGGTGGTGGAGGTCGACCCGGCCTTCACCTCGCGGGAACCACCGTTCCACTGCACCAGGTAGCTCTCGATGCGGCCGCCCCGCGCTTCCGGCGCGGACCACGAGACCGTCGCCTCACGGGACCCCGGGTCACCGAGAGACGCGGAGACGTTCCCCGGGCTGTTCGGGATACCGATGGGCCGCACCCCGTTCGACGGTGCCGACGGCGTCTGCCCGGTCCCGACGGAGTTCACACCGGTGACCGTGAAGGTGTAGGTCGTGTCAGGGTCGAGATCGCGGAACGAGACCGAGGTACGGGACGCCGGGACGCGCTGCGTCGACCCATCGGAGGCACGGACGATGTACTCGGTGATCGGCTCCCCGTTGGTCTCCCCGGTCGAGGTCATGGCCGGCCAGGAGACGTCGATCGACCCACCGATGGCGTCCTGCACATGGGTGGCGGTGACCTTGCCCTCGAGAGCCCCCGGCGGACCGGCGGGATGTTCGGGCGTCGACGACGCCGAGAACCCGGAGGG encodes:
- a CDS encoding DUF58 domain-containing protein produces the protein MSAPSAEARPPAAAARLRGAGSTAWRGARTGAVATRRWAQHRVRPVLDIISPWGWAVVLVAALAWALGLLLHVTELAVLAAVLTIVLLVAALFILTKPAYAIDLNLTGHRVVAGERAFGQVDVTNPTKRPLLASRVELVVGPSSAQFLVPRLAPDATHEEPFAIPTRRRTVLTVGPIRSVRDDPLSLMRRQVRWTAAQEVYVHPRTVRLDDAASGYLRDLEGTPSSDLSSSDIAFHALRDYVPGDDLRHVHWRTTARTGQLMVRQFEETRRSHVVVALDNARDRFTSADEFELAISAAASLGVQTLREEKELTALSIDGRESSVSPRHLLDDYTLLEARTGRHPLHELGRRAADGAPTASAVFLVVGAAATPRELNSAARQLPPGLLAVAVRCEDGAELRRSRLGDLHLVTVGRLQDLPRGLRAVSA
- a CDS encoding AAA family ATPase, with the protein product MSMTPEQARWFSETFDTLVQSIGEAVLGKDDVVRLVLTAMLAPGHVLLEDVPGTGKTSLARALAATVQGSSSRIQFTPDLLPSDVTGVTIYDQSERKFEFHEGPVFANVVLADEINRASPKTQSALLEVMEEGRVTVDGVSHEVPAPFLVIATQNPIEQAGTYRLPEAQLDRFLIKTSLGYPDHASTVQILQGAATRDRSAALTPRISTQAVADMSTLASTVHVDPAVLDYISRLMEETRIAPEVRVGVSVRGALALVRAVCVWAAAHGRHYVIPDDVKDLVEPVWLHRFVLDPEAEFSGATAAGVMSRIVAEVAPPQARTASA